The nucleotide sequence AGGTGAAAATTCCCAGCGTAGGAATCCCCAGTCCGGCAGCCAGATGCATCGGCCCCGAGTCGTTACTGATTGCGAAATCCACGCGACTAAGCAAGGCGGACAGTTGTTTCAGTGTGGATTGTCCCGCCAGATTTCTGACGGTGGGGGTGTGCCCCGGCATGGTCAATTCCTGAAGTCGCTGATGCACACGGTCAGCGTCGGGCCGTTCGGCCTTGCTCCCCAGGATCAGCAGGGTCCCCCCCCACAGATGATCGGCACGCCGCATCAGCTCGGCAAATTTCTCGACCGGCCAGCGCTTTGTTTCCCAGCGGGCCCCCGGATGAACAGCGATGATGGGACGGGGAAGATCCTTCAGTTGAAGCTCGGCCCAGTCGCTGTCCGCTGCGGAAGTCGCGATCAACGTCTCACGCGACATCTGGCCCAGTCCCAGGCATTCCGCGACGCGCCAGTAGCGCGCATGAGCGGCCATCTGACGGGACGTTTCCGGCAGCAGACAGTTCAACGTCAGATGCGATCCTTCTCTCGCAGTCTCCAGCCCCACACGGACGGGAGCACCCGTCGCCAGCGTCATGACGCCCGTACGGAGTAACCCCTGAAGATCGATCACCAGATCAAATCGCCGTTTGCGCAGCGTCCCGAGCAAGTTGCCCCAGGCGGACCAGCCTCCCCGGCGTTCGAAGGGGATGGCATCCGACAAAGCGGGATGCCCTTCCACGAGATCCCGCAATTCCCGATTCACCACCCAACTGATTTCAGCCCCCGGATAGCGTTGCTTCAGCACGGGAAGTAAGGGCAACGTCTGCACGACATCGCCGAGTGCGCTCGGCTTGATGAGACAAATGCGCCGTGGCTGAAGCTGAACGAGTTCGGAAACTGGAATCCGCCGGAACATCCGTTTTCCTGCGTCAAATTGTTTGAAGGAATTCTCTCGCCTGAGTTTAGTGCGATTTCCGGAAATTCAACAAGAGGAATGGCGTTCGTCCCCGG is from Schlesneria sp. DSM 10557 and encodes:
- a CDS encoding glycosyltransferase family 9 protein translates to MFRRIPVSELVQLQPRRICLIKPSALGDVVQTLPLLPVLKQRYPGAEISWVVNRELRDLVEGHPALSDAIPFERRGGWSAWGNLLGTLRKRRFDLVIDLQGLLRTGVMTLATGAPVRVGLETAREGSHLTLNCLLPETSRQMAAHARYWRVAECLGLGQMSRETLIATSAADSDWAELQLKDLPRPIIAVHPGARWETKRWPVEKFAELMRRADHLWGGTLLILGSKAERPDADRVHQRLQELTMPGHTPTVRNLAGQSTLKQLSALLSRVDFAISNDSGPMHLAAGLGIPTLGIFTCTSALRSGPPGDQHEMISTAVSCAAGYHKICPHRGENHLACLNELDVERVWAGLQRLVHKSGTARRVA